From a region of the Melospiza georgiana isolate bMelGeo1 chromosome 23, bMelGeo1.pri, whole genome shotgun sequence genome:
- the AMPD2 gene encoding LOW QUALITY PROTEIN: AMP deaminase 2 (The sequence of the model RefSeq protein was modified relative to this genomic sequence to represent the inferred CDS: inserted 1 base in 1 codon): MSSAPPAKCSFKKRGSLQTPSPAELRGGPGARPLQSAWSLPGTPHSLKHFPVDLRTSMDGKYKEIAEELFCRSLAENEMRTAPYEFPEESPIEQLEERRQRLERQISQDVKLEPDILLRAKQDFLKIDSAADLQLFKEQNDSLVDHVPKEREALLEREFQRVTISGEEKCGVPFTDLLDAAKSVVKALFVREKYMGLSLQSFCKTTARYLQELSEKPLETRGYEEVPETPVAADAPVHPPFAEQHPYEKWDPKNMPADLGFGLKMVDGVVHVYTKQDITDKSTELDLPYPDLQEFIADMNFLMALIINGPIKSFCYRRLQYLSNKFQMHVLLNEMKELAAQKKVPHRDFYNIRKVDTHIHASSCMNQKHLLRFIKRAMKKHLDEIVHVEKGKEQTLKEVFETMNLTAYDLSVDTLDVHADRNTFHRFDKFNAKYNPIGESILREIFIKTDNRVSGKYFAHIIKEVMADLEESKYQNAELRLSIYGRSRDEWDKLARWAVSHRVHSNNVRWLVQVPRLFDIYRTKKQLANFQEMLENIFLPLYEATIHPAQHPELHLFLEHVDGFDSVDDESKPEHHIFNLDSPLPGNWVEEDNPPYSYYLYYMYANMTVLNHLRRKRGFHTFVLRPHCGEAGPIHHLVSGFMVSENISHGLLLRKAPVLQYLYYLAQIGIAMSPLSNNSLFLSYHRNPLPEYLSRGLMVSLSTDDPLQFHFTKEPLMEEYSIATQVWKLSSCDMCELARNSVLMSGFSHKVKSYWLGPNYLKEGPEGNDIRRTNVPDIRVSYRFETLCQELTLITQAVQSAELEPIQEEDVLTIXPGHPLTPQFPPEPPRAPPPSPRLPLPLSRCRCRARRLLSPLCFSLVWSFYGWFFLSFSVVFNWGLVAGLGPAGTRR; encoded by the exons ATGTCCTCTGCCCCCCCGGCCAAGTGCTCCTTCAAGAAGCGGGGTAGCCTGCAGACCCCCAGCCCCGCAG agctgcggGGGGGGCCGGGGGCCCGGCCCCTGCAGTCAGCCTGGTCCCTGCCCGGGACCCCCCACAGCCTGAAGCATTTCCCAGTGGATCTGCGCACGTCCATGGATGGCAAATACAAGGAGATCGCTGAG gagctgtttTGCCGCTCGCTGGCTGAGAACGAGATGCGCACGGCTCCCTACGAGTTCCCCGAGGAGAGCCCCATCGAGCAGCTGGAGGAGCGGCGCCAGCGCCTGGAGCGCCAGATCAGCCAGGACGTCAA ACTTGAGCCCGACATTTTGCTCAGAGCCAAACAGGACTTCCTGAAAATTGACAGTGCTGCGGACTTACA GCTCTTCAAGGAGCAGAATGACAGCCTGGTGgaccatgtccccaaggagcGGGAGGCGCTGCTGGAGCGAGAATTCCAGCGGGTCACCATCTCTGGGGAGGAGAAGTGTGGG GTGCCCTTCACCGACCTGCTGGATGCAGCCAAGAGCGTGGTGAAGGCTTTGTTTGTGAGGGAGAAGTAcatggggctgtccctgcagagcttcTGCAAGACCACGGCCCGCtacctgcaggagctctctgAGAAGCCCCTGGAGACCCGAGGCTACGAGGAGGTGCCCGAGACCCCCGTGGCTGCTG ATGCCCCCGTGCACCCCCCGTTTGCTGAGCAGCACCCCTATGAGAAGTGGGACCCCAAGAACATGCCAGCAGATCTTGGCTTCGGGCTGAAGATGGTGGATGGTGTTGTGCACGTCTACACCAAGCAGGACATAACTGACAA GAGCACGGAGCTGGACCTGCCATACCCCGACCTGCAGGAGTTCATCGCCGACATGAATTTCCTCATGGCTTTGATCATCAATGGGCCCAT CAAATCCTTCTGCTACCGCCGGCTGCAGTACCTGAGCAACAAGTTCCAGATGCATGTGCTGCTCAATGAGATGAAGGAGTTGGCGGCCCAGAAGAAGGTGCCTCACCGTGACTTCTACAACATCCGCAAG GTGGACACCCACATCCACGCCTCGTCCTGCATGAACCAGAAACACCTCTTGCGCTTCATCAAGCGGGCGATGAAGAAGCACCTGGATGAAATTGTCCATgtggagaaggggaaggagcagaCGCTCAAGGAGGTGTTTGAGACGATGAACCTCACAGCCTACGACCTGAGCGTGGACACACTGGATGTCCATGCG GACCGGAACACCTTCCACCGCTTCGACAAGTTCAACGCCAAGTACAACCCCATCGGGGAGTCCATCCTGCGGGAGATCTTCATCAAGACGGACAACCGCGTCTCGGGGAAGTACTTTGCCCACATCATCAAG GAGGTGATGGCAGACCTGGAGGAGAGCAAGTACCAGAACGCGGAGCTGCGCCTGTCCATCTACGGGCGCTCGCGGGATGAGTGGGACAAGCTGGCCCGCTGGGCCGTCAGCCACCGCGTGCACTCCAACAACGTGCGCTGGCTCGTGCAGGTGCCCCGGCTCTT TGACATCTACCGGACGAAGAAGCAGCTGGCCAACTTCCAGGAGATGCTGGAGAATATCTTCCTGCCGCTCTACGAGGCCACAAtccacccagcccagcacccagagctgcaccTCTTCCTGGAGCAC GTGGATGGCTTTGACAGCGTGGATGATGAATCCAAGCCAGAACATCACATCTTCAACCTGGATAGCCCTTTGCCAGGCAACTGGGTGGAGGAGGACAACCCACCCTACTCCTACTACCTGTACTACATGTATGCCAACATGACAGTGCTCAACCACCTCCGGCG GAAGAGGGGCTTCCACACCTTCGTCCTGCGCCCGCATTGTGGTGAGGCCGGTCCCATCCACCACCTCGTGTCGGGGTTCATGGTGTCAGAGAACATCTCCCACGGGTTGTTGCTGCGCAAG gCCCCTGTGCTGCAGTACCTGTACTACCTGGCCCAGATTGGCATTGCCATGTCCCCGCTGAGCAACAACAGCCTCTTCCTGAGCTACCACCGCAACCCCCTGCCCGAGTACCTCTCACGGGGGCTCATGGTCTCGCTCTCCACTGATGATCCCCTCCAGTTCCACTTCACCAAG GAGCCGCTGATGGAGGAGTACAGCATCGCCACCCAGGTGTGGAAGCTCAGCTCCTGCGACATGTGTGAGCTGGCCCGCAACAGCGTCCTCATGAGCGGCTTCTCCCACAAG GTGAAGAGCTACTGGCTGGGGCCCAACTACCTGAAGGAGGGTCCGGAGGGGAACGACATCCGCCGCACCAACGTGCCCGACATCCGCGTCAGCTACCGCTTCGAGacgctgtgccaggagctgacCCTCATCACGCAGGCGGTGCAGAGCGCCGAGCTGGAGCCCATCCAGGAGGAGGACGTGCTCACCA TCCCTGGGCACCCACTGACCCCCCAGTtcccccccgagccccccaggGCTCCGCCGCCGTCCCCCCGCCTGCCCTTGCCGCTGTCTCGGTGCCGTTGCAGGGCGCGGCGTTTGTTGAGTCCTCTCTGTTTCAGCTTGGTTTGGTCGTTTTATGGGTggttctttttgtctttttctgttgtttttaattGGGGTCTCGTTGCTGGCTTGggccctgctggcaccaggagGTGA
- the GNAT2 gene encoding guanine nucleotide-binding protein G(t) subunit alpha-2 translates to MGSGASAEDKEMAKRSKELEKKLQEDADKEAKTVKLLLLGAGESGKSTIVKQMKIIHQDGYTEEECMEFKSIIYGNILQSILAIIRAMSTLGIDYAESSCADEGRLLFNLADSIEEGTMPPELVSCIKKLWKDGGVQACFDRAAEYQLNDSAAYYLNQLDRITAPNYLPNEQDVLRSRVKTTGIIETKFSVKDLNFRMFDVGGQRSERKKWIHCFEGVTCIIFCGALSAYDMVLVEDDEVNRMHESLHLFNSICNHKFFAATSIILFLNKKDLFEEKIKKVHLSICFPEYDGPNTFEDAGNYIKTQFLDLNMRKDVKEIYSHMTCATDTQNVKFVFDAVTDVIIKENLKDCGLF, encoded by the exons ATGGGGAGCGGGGCCAGTGCCGAGGACAAGGAGATGGCCAAGAGGtccaaggagctggagaagaAGCTCCAGGAGGATGCAGATAAGGAGGCCAAGACGGtcaaactgctgctgcttg GGGCTGGAGAGTCAGGGAAGAGCACCATCGTGAAGCAGATGAA GATCATCCACCAGGACGGTTACACGGAGGAGGAGTGCATGGAGTTCAAGTCCATTATCTACGGGAACATCCTGCAGTCCATCCTGGCCATCATCCGCGCCATGTCCACCCTGGGCATTGACTACGCCGAGTCCTCCTGCGCG GATGAAGGCCGGCTGCTCTTCAACCTGGCTGACTCCATCGAGGAGGGCACGATGCCCCCCGAGCTGGTGTCCTGCATCAAGAAGCTGTGGAAGGACGGGGGGGTTCAGGCGTGCTTTGACCGCGCTGCCGAGTATCAGCTCAACGACTCAGCCGCATA TTACCTGAACCAGCTGGACAGGATCACAGCCCCCAACTACCTCCCCAACGAGCAGGATGTGTTGCGATCCCGAGTGAAGACCACAGGGATCATCGAGACCAAGTTCTCTGTCAAAGACCTGAATTTCAG GATGTTCGACGTGGGAGGGCAGCGCTCAGAGAGGAAGAAGTGGATCCACTGCTTCGAGGGGGTGACCTGCATCATCTTCTGTGGGGCCCTGAGCGCCTACGACATGGTGCTGGTGGAGGACGACGAAGTG AACCGGATGCATGAGTCCCTGCACCTATTCAACAGTATATGCAACCACAAGTTCTTTGCTGCCACCTCCATCATCCTCTTCCTCAACAAGAAGGACCTTTTTGAGGAAAAGATCAAGAAAGTCCATCTCAGCATCTGCTTCCCAGAGTATGACG GTCCAAACACATTTGAGGACGCAGGGAATTACATCAAGACCCAGTTCCTGGATCTCAACATGAGGAAGGACGTGAAGGAGATCTACAGCCACATGACCTGTgccacagacacacagaacGTCAAGTTCGTCTTCGATGCCGTCACAGACGTGATCATCAAAGAGAACCTCAAGGACTGCGGCCTCTTCTGA